One genomic region from Vallicoccus soli encodes:
- the xerD gene encoding site-specific tyrosine recombinase XerD, whose amino-acid sequence MSADVPPPLQRAVDAYLDHLAVERGLAPNTLASYRRDLRRYLEHLARTGRGALDEVGEADVAAFLAALRAGDDEHPPLAAGSAARAVVAVRGLHRFALREGQTQVDPSRDVRPPPLPRRLPKAIPVEQVGALIAAAGADGTPLALRDRALLELLYGSGARISEAVGLDVDDAHAAPDALRLSGKGGKERVVPLGSYAQEALDAYLVRGRPALAAGGTGGPALFLNARGGRLSRQSAWAVLRRATERAGVAVEVSPHTLRHSFATHLLDGGADVRVVQELLGHASVTTTQVYTLVTVDRLREVYAAAHPRALRA is encoded by the coding sequence ATGAGCGCCGACGTGCCCCCGCCGCTGCAGCGGGCCGTCGACGCCTACCTCGACCACCTCGCGGTCGAGCGAGGGCTCGCGCCGAACACCCTCGCCTCCTACCGCCGCGACCTGCGGCGCTACCTGGAGCACCTCGCCCGTACGGGCCGCGGCGCCCTCGACGAGGTGGGGGAGGCCGACGTGGCGGCGTTCCTCGCCGCGCTGCGCGCCGGCGACGACGAGCACCCGCCGCTGGCCGCGGGGTCGGCCGCGCGGGCCGTCGTCGCCGTGCGCGGGCTGCACCGCTTCGCGCTGCGCGAGGGGCAGACGCAGGTCGACCCCTCGCGCGACGTGCGGCCGCCGCCGCTGCCGCGCCGGCTGCCCAAGGCGATCCCGGTCGAGCAGGTCGGCGCGCTCATCGCGGCGGCGGGCGCGGACGGCACGCCGCTCGCGCTGCGCGACCGCGCGCTGCTCGAGCTGCTCTACGGCTCCGGGGCGCGCATCTCCGAGGCGGTCGGGCTCGACGTGGACGACGCGCACGCCGCGCCGGACGCCCTGCGCCTGTCGGGCAAGGGCGGCAAGGAGCGGGTGGTGCCGCTGGGCTCGTACGCCCAGGAGGCCCTCGACGCGTACCTCGTGCGGGGGCGCCCCGCCCTGGCCGCCGGCGGCACCGGGGGGCCCGCGCTCTTCCTCAACGCCCGCGGCGGGCGGCTCTCGCGCCAGAGCGCCTGGGCGGTGCTGCGCCGCGCCACCGAGCGCGCCGGGGTCGCCGTGGAGGTCTCCCCGCACACCCTGCGCCACTCCTTCGCCACCCACCTGCTCGACGGCGGCGCGGACGTGCGCGTCGTGCAGGAGCTGCTCGGGCACGCCTCGGTGACGACGACGCAGGTGTACACGCTCGTCACCGTCGACCGGCTGCGCGAGGTGTACGCCGCCGCGCACCCGCGGGCGCTGCGGGCCTGA
- a CDS encoding ParA family protein codes for MGSPVVSTPSQPEGDLLFPEPAPTPPAPVPAPAPAEPEGPVLGPTGRPLPTFGPPPPLERHGPARIVAMVNQKGGVGKTTTTINLGAALAELGRRVLLVDFDPQGALSVGLGINPLELDLTVYNAIMQSDCAVEDVVLKTDVDGLDLVPANIDLSAAEVQLVGEVAREQVLARSLAPVTPDYDVVLIDCQPSLGLLTVNALTAAHGVIVPLECEFFALRGVALLVDTIRKVQDRLNPDLEVDGILATMYDGRTLHSREVLARVVEAFGDQVFHTVISRTVRFPETTVAGEPITTYASSSAGAAAYRQLALEVLSR; via the coding sequence ATAGGGTCGCCGGTCGTGAGCACACCCTCCCAGCCCGAGGGCGACCTGCTCTTCCCGGAGCCGGCGCCGACCCCGCCGGCCCCCGTGCCCGCGCCCGCCCCGGCCGAGCCCGAGGGCCCGGTGCTGGGCCCCACCGGGCGGCCGCTGCCGACCTTCGGCCCGCCGCCGCCGCTCGAGCGGCACGGCCCGGCGCGGATCGTCGCGATGGTCAACCAGAAGGGCGGGGTCGGCAAGACGACGACCACGATCAACCTCGGCGCGGCCCTCGCCGAGCTCGGGCGCCGCGTGCTGCTCGTCGACTTCGACCCGCAGGGCGCGCTGTCGGTGGGGCTCGGCATCAACCCGCTCGAGCTCGACCTCACCGTCTACAACGCGATCATGCAGAGCGACTGCGCCGTCGAGGACGTGGTGCTCAAGACCGACGTGGACGGCCTCGACCTCGTGCCGGCGAACATCGACCTGTCCGCCGCCGAGGTGCAGCTCGTCGGCGAGGTCGCCCGCGAGCAGGTCCTCGCGCGCAGCCTGGCGCCGGTCACGCCCGACTACGACGTCGTGCTCATCGACTGCCAGCCCTCGCTGGGCCTGCTCACCGTCAACGCGCTCACCGCCGCGCACGGGGTCATCGTGCCGCTGGAGTGCGAGTTCTTCGCCCTGCGCGGCGTGGCCCTGCTCGTCGACACGATCCGCAAGGTGCAGGACCGCCTCAACCCGGACCTCGAGGTCGACGGCATCCTCGCCACGATGTACGACGGGCGCACCCTGCACTCGCGCGAGGTCCTCGCCCGCGTCGTCGAGGCGTTCGGCGACCAGGTGTTCCACACGGTCATCAGCCGCACCGTGCGCTTCCCGGAGACGACCGTGGCCGGCGAGCCCATCACCACGTACGCCTCCAGCTCGGCCGGCGCGGCGGCGTACCGCCAGCTGGCGCTCGAGGTCCTGTCCCGGTGA
- a CDS encoding segregation and condensation protein A yields MSEAAPRAFHVRLDVFEGPFDLLLGLIAKHQLDVTEVALSKVTDDFIAHLRALRDADGGWDLGLASEFLVVAATLLDLKAARLLPSAEVEDEEDLALLEARDLLFARLLQYRAFKEVAALLAERLAAEARRYPRSVGLEPRFAGLLPEVVMGLGPQELAALAARALAPRPAPEVGVAHVHAPRVSVQEQAGILVGRLRAAGSASFRELTQDCEGTVVVVARFLALLELFREGAVAFVQDDPLGRLEVRWTGGEADVAVHDEFDEEQGEGAGG; encoded by the coding sequence GTGAGCGAGGCGGCCCCCCGGGCGTTCCACGTGCGCCTCGACGTCTTCGAGGGCCCCTTCGACCTGCTGCTCGGGCTCATCGCCAAGCACCAGCTCGACGTCACCGAGGTGGCGCTGTCCAAGGTCACCGACGACTTCATCGCCCACCTGCGCGCGCTGCGCGACGCGGACGGGGGCTGGGACCTCGGGCTCGCCTCGGAGTTCCTCGTCGTCGCGGCCACCCTGCTCGACCTCAAGGCGGCGCGGCTGCTCCCCAGCGCGGAGGTGGAGGACGAGGAGGACCTCGCGCTGCTCGAGGCGCGGGACCTGCTCTTCGCCCGGCTCCTGCAGTACCGCGCCTTCAAGGAGGTCGCCGCGCTGCTCGCCGAGCGCCTCGCCGCGGAGGCGCGCCGCTACCCGCGCTCGGTCGGCCTCGAGCCGCGCTTCGCCGGGCTCCTGCCCGAGGTCGTCATGGGCCTGGGGCCGCAGGAGCTCGCGGCGCTGGCCGCGCGGGCGCTCGCGCCCCGCCCGGCGCCGGAGGTCGGCGTCGCGCACGTGCACGCCCCGCGCGTCAGCGTCCAGGAGCAGGCGGGCATCCTCGTCGGGCGCCTGCGCGCCGCCGGCAGCGCGTCCTTCCGCGAGCTCACGCAGGACTGCGAGGGCACGGTCGTGGTCGTGGCGCGCTTCCTCGCGCTGCTCGAGCTGTTCCGCGAGGGCGCGGTCGCCTTCGTGCAGGACGACCCGCTCGGCCGGCTCGAGGTGCGCTGGACCGGCGGCGAGGCGGACGTGGCGGTCCACGACGAGTTCGACGAGGAGCAGGGGGAGGGCGCGGGTGGCTGA
- the scpB gene encoding SMC-Scp complex subunit ScpB, with amino-acid sequence MAEPERGAVQAPDDAAVRGAPGPAEEPAPPPEPPPPPLRPSLEAVLMVVDEPVEEAVLAEVVRHPLDDVRAALRALAGEYDAQGRGFELRRVAGGWRFYTRPEHAEVVERFVLDGQQARLTQAALETLAVVAYRQPVSRARVSAVRGVNVDGVMRTLVTRGLVAEAGPDAATGAQLYRTTPYFLERLGLAALDDLPPLAPFLPPDHALEEIMEEAVPRAPRTVEAAPGPAPAPDDPARPDPPDRPDPAPQEQP; translated from the coding sequence GTGGCTGAGCCCGAGCGGGGCGCGGTGCAGGCCCCCGACGACGCGGCGGTGCGGGGCGCGCCCGGGCCGGCGGAGGAGCCGGCCCCGCCGCCCGAGCCGCCCCCGCCGCCGCTGCGCCCGTCGCTCGAGGCGGTGCTCATGGTCGTCGACGAGCCCGTCGAGGAGGCCGTCCTCGCCGAGGTGGTGCGCCACCCGCTCGACGACGTGCGCGCCGCGCTGCGCGCCCTCGCCGGGGAGTACGACGCGCAGGGCCGCGGCTTCGAGCTGCGGCGGGTGGCGGGCGGCTGGCGGTTCTACACCCGCCCCGAGCACGCGGAGGTCGTCGAGCGGTTCGTCCTCGACGGGCAGCAGGCCCGCCTGACCCAGGCCGCCCTCGAGACCCTCGCCGTCGTCGCGTACCGCCAGCCGGTGTCGCGCGCCCGCGTGTCGGCGGTGCGCGGGGTCAACGTCGACGGCGTGATGCGCACCCTCGTCACCCGCGGGCTCGTCGCCGAGGCCGGGCCCGACGCGGCGACGGGGGCGCAGCTCTACCGCACGACGCCGTACTTCCTCGAGCGCCTCGGCCTCGCCGCGCTCGACGACCTGCCCCCGCTGGCGCCCTTCCTCCCGCCGGACCACGCGCTGGAGGAGATCATGGAGGAGGCGGTGCCCCGCGCACCGCGTACCGTCGAGGCGGCGCCCGGGCCCGCCCCGGCGCCGGACGACCCCGCCCGGCCCGACCCGCCCGACCGACCCGACCCAGCCCCGCAGGAGCAGCCGTGA
- a CDS encoding pseudouridine synthase, whose product MSQRTPDPHDPGGVRLQKVLAAAGVASRRASEDLIAAGRVTVDGRKVTEQGLRVDPETAVIHVDGLRVSVASGRTYLALNKPPGVLSAMSDPEGRRTLADLLPDREERLFHVGRLDADTEGLILLTNDGELAHRLAHPSYGVRKTYLAEVQGRPARDLSKRLTEGVELEDGPVKADGFRVVGQAADRVMVEVVLHEGRKHVVRRLLAEVGLPVLRLVRTRIGPVVLGDLRPGRYRELGRVEVGRLYADVGL is encoded by the coding sequence GTGAGCCAGCGCACCCCCGACCCGCACGACCCCGGGGGCGTCCGGCTGCAGAAGGTGCTCGCCGCGGCCGGCGTCGCCAGCCGCCGGGCCAGCGAGGACCTCATCGCCGCCGGCCGGGTCACCGTCGACGGGCGGAAGGTCACCGAGCAGGGGCTGCGGGTCGACCCCGAGACCGCCGTCATCCACGTCGACGGGCTGCGGGTGAGCGTGGCGAGCGGGCGGACGTACCTCGCCCTCAACAAGCCGCCCGGCGTGCTGTCCGCGATGAGCGACCCGGAGGGCCGGCGCACGCTCGCGGACCTGCTGCCGGACCGCGAGGAGCGGCTCTTCCACGTCGGGCGGCTCGACGCCGACACCGAGGGGCTCATCCTGCTCACCAACGACGGCGAGCTCGCCCACCGGCTGGCGCACCCGTCGTACGGGGTGCGCAAGACCTACCTCGCCGAGGTGCAGGGGCGCCCCGCGCGCGACCTGTCCAAGCGGCTGACCGAGGGCGTGGAGCTCGAGGACGGGCCGGTCAAGGCCGACGGCTTCCGCGTCGTCGGGCAGGCCGCGGACCGGGTCATGGTCGAGGTGGTGCTGCACGAGGGGCGCAAGCACGTCGTGCGCCGCCTGCTCGCCGAGGTCGGGCTGCCGGTGCTGCGCCTCGTGCGCACCCGGATCGGCCCCGTCGTGCTCGGCGACCTGCGCCCGGGGCGCTACCGCGAGCTGGGCCGCGTCGAGGTCGGGCGGCTGTACGCCGACGTCGGGCTCTGA
- the aroH gene encoding chorismate mutase, giving the protein MPVRAIRGATQLEADEREHLLTSTEELVSEILRANDLGLDQLISMVFTATPDLHAEFPALAARNLGIGDVPLMCAQELDVAGALPRVVRVMVHAEMDAPRSAVRHVYLRGATALRRDLAQ; this is encoded by the coding sequence GTGCCGGTCCGGGCCATCCGCGGGGCCACGCAGCTCGAGGCGGACGAGCGCGAGCACCTGCTCACCAGCACCGAGGAGCTCGTCAGCGAGATCCTCCGGGCCAACGACCTCGGCCTCGACCAGCTCATCTCCATGGTCTTCACGGCCACGCCCGACCTGCACGCGGAGTTCCCGGCGCTCGCCGCCCGGAACCTCGGCATCGGCGACGTGCCGCTCATGTGCGCCCAGGAGCTCGACGTCGCGGGCGCGCTGCCGCGCGTCGTGCGGGTCATGGTGCACGCGGAGATGGACGCGCCGCGCTCGGCCGTGCGGCACGTCTACCTGCGCGGGGCGACGGCGCTGCGCCGCGACCTGGCCCAGTGA
- a CDS encoding prephenate dehydrogenase: MSALSSLAVVGTGLVGASVGLAARGAGIDVVLRDASPEHARRAADLGAGRPPAPDEPPADLVVLAVPPERVAGVLRDAQRAGLGRTYTDVASVKAAVAGEALRLGCDLATYVGGHPMAGRERSGPGAARGDLFVGRPWVLTRGDAGDEHVRRVRALVTACGAVPVEAGAEEHDEAVALVSHVPQVVSSLLAGRLVDAPAAAVALAGQGLRDTTRVAGSDPALWTAILAANARPVRAVLEALRADLDRLLGALGHDDDGVRDALARGVEGRARIPGKHGGTPTTYAAVPVVLRDRPGELARVFLEAALAGVNVEDIAMEHSPGQPVGLVELLVRPEAAGRLADALAAHGWVVHR, translated from the coding sequence GTGAGCGCGCTGTCCTCGCTCGCCGTCGTGGGCACCGGGCTCGTGGGGGCCTCGGTGGGCCTGGCCGCGCGCGGCGCCGGCATCGACGTCGTCCTGCGCGACGCGTCGCCCGAGCACGCCCGCCGCGCCGCGGACCTCGGCGCCGGGCGGCCCCCCGCCCCCGACGAGCCGCCGGCGGACCTCGTCGTCCTCGCCGTGCCCCCGGAGCGGGTGGCCGGCGTGCTGCGCGACGCCCAGCGCGCGGGGCTGGGGCGCACCTACACGGACGTCGCGAGCGTCAAGGCCGCCGTCGCCGGCGAGGCCCTGCGCCTCGGGTGCGACCTGGCGACGTACGTGGGGGGCCACCCGATGGCGGGGCGCGAGCGCTCGGGCCCCGGCGCGGCCCGCGGCGACCTGTTCGTGGGCCGCCCGTGGGTCCTCACCCGCGGCGACGCCGGGGACGAGCACGTGCGGCGGGTGCGCGCCCTCGTCACCGCGTGCGGCGCGGTCCCCGTGGAGGCCGGGGCGGAGGAGCACGACGAGGCCGTCGCGCTCGTCTCCCACGTGCCGCAGGTGGTGTCGTCGCTGCTCGCCGGGCGCCTCGTCGACGCCCCCGCGGCGGCGGTGGCGCTCGCCGGGCAGGGCCTGCGCGACACGACGCGGGTCGCGGGCTCGGACCCGGCGCTGTGGACCGCGATCCTCGCCGCCAACGCCCGGCCGGTGCGCGCCGTGCTCGAGGCGCTGCGGGCGGACCTGGACCGCCTGCTCGGCGCGCTCGGGCACGACGACGACGGGGTGCGCGACGCGCTCGCCCGCGGCGTGGAGGGGCGCGCGCGGATCCCCGGCAAGCACGGCGGCACCCCCACGACGTACGCCGCCGTCCCCGTCGTGCTGCGCGACCGCCCGGGCGAGCTCGCCCGGGTGTTCCTGGAGGCGGCGCTCGCCGGCGTCAACGTCGAGGACATCGCCATGGAGCACTCCCCGGGGCAGCCGGTCGGCCTCGTCGAGCTGCTCGTGCGGCCCGAGGCCGCGGGCCGCCTCGCCGACGCCCTCGCCGCGCACGGCTGGGTCGTGCACCGCTGA
- the cmk gene encoding (d)CMP kinase produces the protein MQTDPAPPAPDQLVVAVDGPSGSGKSTVCKRVAAALGLRYLDTGAMYRALTWWALERGTDLDDADAVAALAVALPLELGQDPAAPTVRVAGTDVSAAIRTTRISEAVSAVAGNLAVRAELVRRQQALVAPGGVVAEGRDITTVVAPDAPVRILLTAREDARLARRAQEVHGTADAAALAATRDQVLARDARDSRVARFLDAADDGVVQVDSSDMGVEETVATVLEVVARLTGVRPAVGAAR, from the coding sequence GTGCAGACCGACCCCGCCCCGCCCGCCCCCGACCAGCTCGTCGTCGCCGTCGACGGCCCGAGCGGGTCCGGCAAGTCCACGGTCTGCAAGCGGGTCGCCGCGGCGCTCGGCCTGCGCTACCTCGACACCGGCGCGATGTACCGCGCGCTGACCTGGTGGGCGCTGGAGCGCGGCACCGACCTCGACGACGCCGACGCGGTCGCCGCGCTCGCGGTGGCCCTGCCGCTCGAGCTCGGCCAGGACCCGGCGGCGCCGACCGTCCGGGTCGCCGGCACCGACGTCTCCGCCGCCATCCGCACCACCCGCATCTCCGAGGCCGTCAGCGCGGTCGCCGGCAACCTCGCCGTGCGCGCCGAGCTCGTCCGGCGCCAGCAGGCGCTCGTCGCCCCCGGCGGCGTCGTCGCCGAGGGGCGCGACATCACCACCGTCGTCGCCCCCGACGCGCCCGTGCGCATCCTGCTGACCGCCCGCGAGGACGCGCGCCTGGCCCGGCGCGCCCAGGAGGTGCACGGCACGGCCGACGCCGCCGCCCTCGCCGCCACCCGGGACCAGGTGCTCGCCCGCGACGCCCGGGACTCGCGCGTCGCCCGCTTCCTCGACGCCGCCGACGACGGCGTCGTGCAGGTCGACTCGTCCGACATGGGCGTGGAGGAGACGGTCGCCACCGTCCTCGAGGTCGTCGCCCGGCTGACCGGCGTGCGCCCCGCCGTGGGGGCCGCCCGATGA
- the der gene encoding ribosome biogenesis GTPase Der encodes MSGEPYESALVEVDAPPEGPVPVLAVVGRPNVGKSTLVNRILGRREAVVEDVPGVTRDRVPYDASWGGRRFTVVDTGGWEPDAEGMAARVAAQAELAIDAADAVLLVVDARVGAQDTDDAVVRVLRRSGKPVVLAANKVDDQRTEADAAGLWSLGLGEPHPVSALHGRGSGDLLDAVLAALPEAPPQAEPEEGGPRRVALLGKPNVGKSSLLNQLAGAERVVVDPTAGTTRDPVDELVELGGRPWRFVDTAGIRRRVHQTQGADFYASLRTQSALEKAEVAIVLVDASQPLTEQDTRILSMVVEAGRALVIAYNKWDLLDDERREQLDKEIDRELVRITWAPRVNVSARTGWHVDRLVRALDTSLAGWETRVPTARLNAFLGELVAATPPPVRGGKQPKILFATQADVRPPRFVVFASGFLEPAYRRFIERRLREEFGFTGTPVEVSVRVREKRGR; translated from the coding sequence ATGAGCGGGGAGCCGTACGAGAGCGCCCTGGTCGAGGTCGACGCGCCGCCGGAGGGGCCGGTGCCGGTGCTCGCCGTCGTCGGCCGCCCGAACGTCGGCAAGTCCACGCTCGTCAACCGCATCCTCGGCCGGCGCGAGGCCGTCGTCGAGGACGTGCCCGGCGTGACCCGCGACCGGGTCCCGTACGACGCCTCCTGGGGCGGGCGCCGCTTCACCGTCGTCGACACCGGCGGCTGGGAGCCCGACGCCGAGGGCATGGCCGCGCGGGTCGCCGCCCAGGCCGAGCTCGCCATCGACGCCGCCGACGCCGTGCTGCTCGTCGTCGACGCCCGCGTCGGCGCTCAGGACACCGACGACGCCGTCGTGCGCGTGCTGCGCCGCTCCGGCAAGCCCGTCGTGCTCGCCGCCAACAAGGTCGACGACCAGCGCACCGAGGCCGACGCGGCCGGGCTGTGGTCGCTCGGCCTGGGCGAGCCGCACCCGGTCTCGGCGCTGCACGGGCGCGGCAGCGGCGACCTGCTCGACGCCGTCCTCGCCGCCCTGCCCGAGGCCCCGCCGCAGGCCGAGCCCGAGGAGGGCGGCCCGCGCCGCGTCGCGCTGCTCGGCAAGCCCAACGTCGGCAAGTCGAGCCTGCTCAACCAGCTCGCGGGCGCCGAGCGGGTCGTCGTGGACCCCACCGCGGGCACGACCCGCGACCCCGTGGACGAGCTCGTGGAGCTCGGCGGGCGCCCCTGGCGCTTCGTCGACACCGCCGGCATCCGCCGCCGCGTGCACCAGACGCAGGGCGCGGACTTCTACGCCAGCCTGCGCACCCAGTCCGCGCTGGAGAAGGCCGAGGTCGCCATCGTCCTCGTCGACGCCAGCCAGCCGCTCACCGAGCAGGACACCCGCATCCTGTCCATGGTGGTCGAGGCCGGGCGCGCGCTCGTCATCGCGTACAACAAGTGGGACCTGCTCGACGACGAGCGCCGCGAGCAGCTGGACAAGGAGATCGACCGCGAGCTGGTCCGCATCACGTGGGCCCCGCGGGTCAACGTCTCGGCGCGCACCGGCTGGCACGTCGACCGGCTCGTCCGGGCCCTCGACACCTCGCTCGCCGGCTGGGAGACCCGCGTGCCCACGGCGCGGCTCAACGCGTTCCTCGGCGAGCTCGTCGCGGCCACACCGCCGCCGGTGCGCGGCGGCAAGCAGCCGAAGATCCTCTTCGCCACCCAGGCCGACGTGCGCCCGCCGCGCTTCGTCGTCTTCGCCTCCGGCTTCCTCGAGCCGGCGTACCGGCGGTTCATCGAGCGGCGGCTGCGCGAGGAGTTCGGCTTCACCGGCACGCCGGTCGAGGTGTCGGTGCGGGTGCGGGAGAAGCGGGGGCGCTGA
- a CDS encoding GGDEF domain-containing protein yields MPSPAAAAGPSGPVPGRPRSPFLALSAPLRAYVAGVVLLAAGLLAVLAPRTAWTGGDLWTLGLLAGCACVCVEASRRQGEAAGVVARDLLAAWWLPAALLLPPAYALLVPVPAMLVQQWRVRRAPWHRRVFTTAAIGASGALGALLFGALVGVERARDVQGGALLHLAAALLTALVVSALNLLLVAVAVKADNPGLTWPEVLIDDEASLLTEAAEACMGVLIALAAKVDTTFVLLGLAPVLLLQRTLLHQQLRTAARTDAKTGLLNAAAWEREAATHLLRARRTGGGLAVLLLDLDHFKGVNDRHGHLVGDEVLRAVADTVRAQLRGYDVPCRFGGEELAVLLPDTDLDEAARTAERLRRRVAALVVLDGEQPVRVTASLGVAGLQRADQDVTDLLAAADAALYAAKEAGRDTVRVDGRPGLDVALG; encoded by the coding sequence ATGCCGTCTCCCGCAGCAGCTGCGGGGCCGAGCGGCCCCGTCCCCGGCCGGCCCCGGTCGCCGTTCCTCGCGCTGTCCGCGCCGCTGCGCGCGTACGTCGCGGGCGTCGTGCTGCTCGCCGCGGGCCTGCTGGCCGTCCTGGCCCCGCGCACCGCGTGGACCGGCGGGGACCTGTGGACCCTCGGGCTGCTCGCCGGGTGCGCCTGCGTCTGCGTGGAGGCGAGCCGGCGCCAGGGCGAGGCGGCGGGGGTGGTCGCGCGCGACCTGCTCGCGGCCTGGTGGCTGCCGGCGGCGCTGCTGCTGCCGCCCGCGTACGCGCTCCTCGTACCGGTGCCCGCGATGCTCGTGCAGCAGTGGCGGGTGCGGCGCGCGCCGTGGCACCGCCGCGTGTTCACCACGGCGGCCATCGGCGCCTCCGGAGCGCTCGGGGCGCTCCTCTTCGGTGCGCTGGTGGGCGTCGAGCGCGCGAGGGACGTCCAGGGCGGTGCGCTGCTGCACCTGGCCGCGGCACTGCTGACGGCGCTCGTCGTCAGCGCGCTCAACCTGCTGCTGGTGGCCGTCGCCGTCAAGGCGGACAACCCGGGGCTCACCTGGCCCGAGGTGCTCATCGACGACGAGGCGAGCCTCCTCACGGAGGCCGCCGAGGCCTGCATGGGCGTGCTCATCGCCCTCGCCGCGAAGGTGGACACCACGTTCGTCCTCCTCGGCCTCGCGCCCGTGCTGCTGCTGCAGCGCACCCTGCTGCACCAGCAGCTGCGCACCGCGGCGCGCACCGACGCCAAGACGGGGCTGCTCAACGCCGCCGCCTGGGAGCGGGAGGCGGCCACGCACCTGCTGCGCGCCCGCCGGACCGGCGGCGGCCTCGCCGTGCTCCTGCTCGACCTCGACCACTTCAAGGGGGTGAACGACCGGCACGGGCACCTCGTGGGCGACGAGGTGCTGCGCGCGGTCGCCGACACCGTGCGCGCGCAGCTGCGCGGGTACGACGTCCCCTGCCGCTTCGGCGGCGAGGAGCTCGCGGTGCTGCTGCCGGACACCGACCTCGACGAGGCCGCGCGCACCGCCGAGCGGCTGCGCCGGCGCGTCGCGGCCCTCGTGGTCCTCGACGGCGAGCAGCCGGTGCGGGTCACCGCCTCGCTGGGGGTGGCGGGGCTGCAGCGCGCCGACCAGGACGTCACGGACCTGCTGGCCGCGGCGGACGCGGCGCTCTACGCGGCGAAGGAGGCCGGGCGCGACACGGTGCGCGTGGACGGGCGGCCGGGCCTCGACGTCGCCCTCGGCTGA
- a CDS encoding MFS transporter, translating into MAAEGGGTPAPAPGGAAPARATFRDVLAVREFRALWGAHLLSVLGDQLALVALAVLVFERTGSPLLTAAAYAVSYLPWAVAGPLLSGLADRVPRRSLMVAADLVRAVLLLLMALPGVPLQVLLLLLLLAELCAPPFAAARAAALPDVLPGDRYVVGSAVTTVTTQVAQAAGFALGGLLVAVLGARGALALDAVTFLASAALVRLLVGEHRPPRAASLRADAAGTAAWLRAEARGLVASSREGLALLAHRRDLLTLAGLGWLCAFYVVPEGLAAPWADALGGGEREVGLLLAAAPAGSVVGALVLSRLVDPPRRLALMGPLAVLGCAALALSLLRPGLVGSLALLAVSGAAAAYQLPANAAFVAAVPPESRGQAFGLVQSGINVVQGAAILLAGAVAQAVDVLVVVGTAGLLGCVAALLLWRAWLGAPAPARVLADG; encoded by the coding sequence GTGGCAGCAGAAGGTGGTGGCACCCCGGCACCGGCGCCGGGCGGCGCCGCACCCGCGCGCGCCACCTTCCGCGACGTGCTCGCCGTGCGGGAGTTCCGCGCCCTGTGGGGCGCGCACCTGCTCAGCGTCCTCGGCGACCAGCTGGCGCTGGTGGCGCTGGCCGTCCTCGTCTTCGAGCGCACCGGCTCGCCGCTGCTCACCGCGGCCGCGTACGCCGTGAGCTACCTGCCGTGGGCGGTCGCCGGCCCGCTGCTCTCGGGGCTGGCCGACCGCGTCCCGCGGCGCAGCCTCATGGTCGCCGCCGACCTCGTCCGCGCGGTGCTGCTGCTGCTCATGGCCCTGCCGGGCGTCCCGCTGCAGGTGCTCCTGCTGCTCCTGCTGCTCGCCGAGCTGTGCGCGCCGCCCTTCGCCGCCGCCCGGGCCGCCGCCCTGCCGGACGTCCTGCCCGGCGACCGGTACGTCGTGGGCAGCGCCGTCACCACCGTCACCACGCAGGTGGCGCAGGCGGCGGGCTTCGCGCTCGGCGGGCTGCTCGTCGCCGTGCTCGGCGCCCGCGGGGCGCTCGCCCTCGACGCGGTCACCTTCCTCGCCTCCGCTGCGCTGGTCCGGCTGCTGGTGGGCGAGCACCGCCCCCCGCGGGCGGCGTCCCTGCGGGCGGACGCGGCCGGCACCGCAGCTTGGCTGCGCGCCGAGGCCCGCGGGCTCGTCGCGTCGAGCCGGGAGGGGCTGGCGCTGCTCGCGCACCGCCGCGACCTGCTCACCCTCGCCGGGCTGGGCTGGCTGTGCGCGTTCTACGTCGTCCCCGAGGGCCTGGCCGCGCCGTGGGCGGACGCGCTCGGCGGCGGCGAGCGCGAGGTGGGGCTGCTGCTCGCCGCGGCACCCGCCGGCTCGGTGGTCGGCGCGCTCGTGCTGAGCCGCCTCGTCGACCCGCCGCGGCGGCTCGCGCTGATGGGCCCGCTCGCGGTCCTCGGCTGCGCCGCCCTGGCCCTGTCCCTGCTGCGTCCGGGGCTCGTCGGCTCGCTCGCCCTGCTCGCCGTGTCCGGTGCCGCGGCGGCGTACCAGCTGCCGGCCAACGCCGCCTTCGTCGCCGCGGTGCCGCCGGAGTCGCGCGGGCAGGCCTTCGGGCTCGTGCAGTCCGGCATCAACGTCGTGCAGGGCGCCGCGATCCTGCTCGCCGGCGCCGTCGCGCAGGCGGTCGACGTGCTCGTGGTGGTCGGCACCGCGGGCCTGCTCGGCTGCGTGGCGGCGCTGCTGCTCTGGCGGGCCTGGCTCGGCGCGCCGGCGCCGGCGCGGGTCCTCGCCGACGGCTGA